The nucleotide window GGCTACATAGCATTctcacgccgctgctgctggacctAAAGAGAGACTGGGGGGCATGGGGGGGAGTAGATTGTGAGGAAAACAAGACGTAAGGCACCGGCGCCAATCTAGGCCACgcgagcgcacacacacacaccctttCTATTGCTGTGCCAACTGGCGGAAGCCGAATCCCTCACCTCCGCTATTCATCCTCTCTGGTTTGCGCTCTGTGTATTGCAGCTACtgttcctcttcctcccccaccctaGGCACTGCCACGGAGTGtcctaccccctccccctcctcccttttctggCTCCTCTCTCATCCACCACTCTGTGCACCAACGCACACGGAGTcaggcacatacacgcacgccctcTCTGCTACAGATGCCGCCTTCACGCAAAGCATCACACGTCGCTACAACGCAGGCACCCCGCAAGCCCGCGAAACAGCAGcgggggcggcagcagcagcgagcgcttTCCCCTGCTCAGACCGTCGGGAAGAGTAGCCCTGCCAGTCTACTGGCTGCCACTGAtgcagccgccgtcgccgcaccGCGACTgctcaagaagaagcggcagtTGAGGTCCCTGACAAGCACCCCCGACAGGTCATTGAATACTCTACCAGAGACGAACGAGACGACCACCTGGCGGACACACCTACTTCGTCTCGCTACGCAGGAGGCTTACACCGCCGCGACACTGCTGCGCTTGCTGCCCTCGTCAACGCCTGCCGACGTCAGAGATGGCGTACAACCAAACCAATTGCCCTTGGGCGCCTCTGTGTTGACGAAGAAACGTGTGTCCAGAGGGAATGCAGACGGTGCGTTGCCACCGACTGCCTCCGTTGCCCCCGCCGACGCTTCTTTTCTGCCTACTCAGACTGTCGAAGGGATGTCGTACGGAGAGCTCTGGGAAGGCCTGCTGACCCGCCTCCCTCTAGTGAACCGTGTCAACCCTGCCGCGGAGCTCACGCCAACAACTGGCGGCAACAACGACAGCAGTGGTAACACCGGTggcggcaggcggcgcggcagggTTGACATGGTGGGTCATCAGCTGGACAACACGGCACCCTTGCCTTCTGCTATCGCTGGAGGGGGCGCGAAGGCGGGCACGGTCAACTCGCCGCCTGCCGCCAATATCGCCACGATGCTCTCCGCACTCGACCGGGATTGGcgctccttccttctccaccgGCGCCAGAGCACCTCCGTGACGCGGGGCAGCCATCGCTGGAcgagccgcagctgccgcagctgctgctgcggcagcggtggcggaaGCAACGCCACGGCAACGCCTATCGCTGCGGCTGGGAATTGCGCCCGTAGTGCTGTGCCCGCACAGGGTCaccacacagcagcacagcagcagcagcagcgtcaccgaCTCGAGAACCTCGCATGCTCATCCTACATGACCCACGCAGAGCAGCGAGCGATACACCGGTACTTCACCGCAGCCATCGCCACTGTGCCGAGTAGTACGCGACAAGGTCTTAGCCCCATCTGTGTGTTGG belongs to Leishmania panamensis strain MHOM/PA/94/PSC-1 chromosome 8 sequence and includes:
- a CDS encoding hypothetical protein (TriTrypDB/GeneDB-style sysID: LpmP.08.0510), with protein sequence MPPSRKASHVATTQAPRKPAKQQRGRQQQRALSPAQTVGKSSPASLLAATDAAAVAAPRLLKKKRQLRSLTSTPDRSLNTLPETNETTTWRTHLLRLATQEAYTAATLLRLLPSSTPADVRDGVQPNQLPLGASVLTKKRVSRGNADGALPPTASVAPADASFLPTQTVEGMSYGELWEGLLTRLPLVNRVNPAAELTPTTGGNNDSSGNTGGGRRRGRVDMVGHQLDNTAPLPSAIAGGGAKAGTVNSPPAANIATMLSALDRDWRSFLLHRRQSTSVTRGSHRWTSRSCRSCCCGSGGGSNATATPIAAAGNCARSAVPAQGHHTAAQQQQQRHRLENLACSSYMTHAEQRAIHRYFTAAIATVPSSTRQGLSPICVLDFL